The genome window GAATTCCTCGATCGCGCGAGGCGTGGCGACATTTTCCTCCTCGATCTCGGTGGGGGCGACCTCGACCGAGAAGCGCTCGCTCAACCCGAGGATCAGGCTGACGATTCCAAGGGAGTCGAGAATGCCCGTCTCCCGGATTTTGAGGTCGGGCGCGGTGCGGAGCTCGTCGACACCGGTGATGGAAATGAGAAGGTCGAGAACTGCGGCGTGCAGTTCCTCGTCAGACAGCGGTCCGTGGATCATGCAAGGATGAGAATGCCACCCGGCTGACCGAATGGTGGCGGCAATGTAGACGCGACTTTTTCGGTCACAA of Chthoniobacterales bacterium contains these proteins:
- the dltC gene encoding D-alanine--poly(phosphoribitol) ligase subunit 2, which codes for MIHGPLSDEELHAAVLDLLISITGVDELRTAPDLKIRETGILDSLGIVSLILGLSERFSVEVAPTEIEEENVATPRAIEEFVRRKLASPTP